The Longimicrobium sp. genome includes a window with the following:
- a CDS encoding DinB family protein, with protein sequence MADLSIAEQVLDTWRIQNRINLYLLEAIADDALADVGATKGRSVRKTFAHLHNVRLMWLKAAAPDLLDGLDAPDPEEEDWSDRAVLRRALEASSGAIETLLARGLETGKIKGFKPHPMAFLGYLIAHEAHHRGQIMLALKANGHLPDRKVQYGLWEWGSR encoded by the coding sequence ATGGCCGACCTGTCCATCGCCGAGCAGGTGCTCGACACCTGGCGCATCCAGAACCGCATCAACCTCTATCTGCTCGAGGCCATCGCCGACGACGCGCTGGCGGACGTGGGCGCTACGAAGGGGCGCAGCGTCCGCAAGACGTTCGCGCACCTGCACAACGTACGGCTGATGTGGCTCAAGGCCGCCGCGCCGGACCTGCTGGACGGCCTGGACGCACCTGACCCCGAGGAGGAAGACTGGTCGGACCGCGCGGTGTTGCGCCGCGCACTGGAGGCATCGTCCGGGGCGATCGAGACGCTGCTTGCGCGGGGATTGGAGACAGGGAAGATCAAGGGTTTCAAGCCGCACCCGATGGCGTTCCTCGGCTACCTGATCGCCCACGAGGCACATCATCGTGGCCAGATCATGCTCGCGCTGAAGGCGAACGGGCACCTGCCCGACAGGAAGGTGCAGTACGGGCTGTGGGAGTGGGGCTCGCGCTGA